The Xanthomonas indica genome has a segment encoding these proteins:
- a CDS encoding alpha/beta hydrolase, with translation MAAGPQVLLLHGIWNARPWLLPLALRLRRDGWCVASFGYSTAFGGAEAALPRLQARIERMAATGPVALVGHSLGGLIALQALRQAPSLPVTRVVCLGSPLAGSAAARALAQRRLGLALGRSAALLQQGVAPWDGRAEVGMVAGTVPRGLGARFVALGPESDGSVALAETRVPGLGDHCRVRASHSGLLFSVQAARQTAAFLRDGRFAA, from the coding sequence ATGGCCGCCGGGCCGCAGGTGCTGTTGCTGCATGGCATCTGGAACGCGCGGCCTTGGCTGTTGCCGCTGGCGCTGCGCCTGCGTCGCGATGGCTGGTGCGTGGCCAGCTTCGGCTATTCGACCGCGTTCGGCGGCGCGGAGGCCGCGCTCCCGCGGCTGCAGGCCCGCATCGAACGTATGGCCGCCACCGGTCCGGTGGCGCTGGTCGGGCATAGCCTCGGCGGCCTGATCGCCTTGCAGGCCTTGCGGCAGGCGCCCTCACTCCCGGTGACCCGGGTGGTGTGCCTGGGTAGTCCGCTGGCCGGCAGCGCCGCCGCGCGCGCCCTGGCGCAACGGCGGCTCGGATTGGCGCTGGGCCGCAGCGCAGCGCTGTTGCAGCAGGGCGTGGCACCTTGGGATGGGCGGGCCGAGGTCGGCATGGTCGCCGGCACCGTGCCGCGTGGGCTGGGCGCGCGCTTCGTTGCGCTCGGCCCCGAGTCCGACGGCAGCGTGGCCTTGGCGGAAACCCGCGTGCCCGGCCTGGGCGATCACTGCCGGGTCCGCGCCAGCCACAGCGGCCTGCTGTTCTCGGTACAGGCCGCGCGGCAGACCGCCGCGTTCCTGCGCGACGGCCGCTTCGCCGCCTGA
- a CDS encoding I78 family peptidase inhibitor, whose translation MFRPWMGIAAMLPLLAACAPPAKLQPASGGPTVQGDGRCNVEAVAWAVGQEATQATMSRVWKESGAGVVRPIAPGQAVTRDLRLDRLNVFLDGSNHIVRTNCG comes from the coding sequence ATGTTCCGACCGTGGATGGGAATCGCCGCCATGTTGCCGTTGCTGGCCGCGTGCGCGCCGCCGGCCAAACTGCAGCCGGCCAGTGGCGGGCCGACCGTGCAGGGCGATGGCCGCTGCAACGTCGAGGCCGTGGCCTGGGCGGTCGGCCAGGAGGCGACCCAGGCGACCATGAGCCGGGTCTGGAAGGAGAGCGGCGCCGGCGTGGTGCGGCCGATCGCACCGGGCCAGGCGGTGACCCGCGATCTGCGCCTGGACCGGCTCAACGTGTTCCTGGATGGCAGCAATCACATCGTCCGCACCAACTGCGGTTGA
- a CDS encoding GNAT family N-acetyltransferase, which translates to MLIRRATPDDAAAVTRIAAATFCETFGHLYPAQDLQAFLDEAYSLERAQVVLAHPDYAIWLVEHDGAVVGHAAAGPCGLPHAEVRPGDGELKRLYLLRAHQNGGWGARLFETALAWLERDGPRTLWVGVWSENLGAQRFYARYGFEKVGTYEFPVGQVRDLEFILRRPPRAA; encoded by the coding sequence GTGCTGATTCGCCGCGCCACACCGGACGATGCCGCTGCGGTGACCCGCATCGCCGCGGCCACCTTCTGCGAAACCTTCGGCCATCTGTATCCGGCGCAGGACCTGCAGGCCTTCCTCGACGAGGCCTATTCGCTGGAGCGCGCCCAGGTGGTGCTGGCGCATCCGGACTACGCGATCTGGCTGGTCGAGCACGACGGCGCCGTGGTCGGGCACGCCGCGGCCGGTCCCTGCGGCCTGCCGCATGCCGAGGTGCGTCCCGGCGATGGCGAACTGAAGCGGCTGTACCTGCTGCGCGCGCACCAGAACGGCGGCTGGGGCGCGCGGCTGTTCGAGACCGCGCTGGCCTGGCTGGAACGCGACGGCCCGCGCACGCTGTGGGTCGGCGTGTGGTCGGAGAACCTGGGCGCGCAGCGTTTCTACGCCCGCTACGGCTTCGAGAAGGTCGGCACCTACGAGTTCCCGGTGGGGCAGGTGCGCGACCTGGAATTCATCCTGCGTCGGCCGCCGCGCGCGGCCTGA
- a CDS encoding DNA primase: MSETAFNLEWETLGNEGAVEAIVTQRARVFGGWLVRAGSGANAPLAFVPDPEGRWDGEDFGEDDYEYEEDDEEEEDEEDGEDEDDGEEADADAAHPAR, encoded by the coding sequence ATGAGCGAGACCGCATTCAATCTGGAGTGGGAAACCCTCGGCAACGAGGGCGCAGTGGAGGCCATCGTCACCCAGCGCGCGCGCGTGTTCGGCGGCTGGTTGGTGCGTGCCGGCAGCGGCGCCAACGCGCCGCTGGCGTTCGTGCCGGATCCGGAGGGCCGTTGGGACGGCGAGGATTTCGGCGAGGACGATTACGAGTACGAGGAAGACGACGAAGAAGAAGAGGACGAGGAAGACGGCGAGGACGAGGACGACGGCGAAGAGGCCGACGCCGACGCCGCGCACCCGGCGCGCTGA
- the aspS gene encoding aspartate--tRNA ligase, whose translation MRTHFCGLVDETLIGQTVTLAGWTDVARNLGGVCFIDLRDHEGIVQVMVEPENAEVFKVAASLGYEDVLQVEGVVRARHAVNDKLRSGKVEVIATAITVLNKAAPLPFHAHENPGEETRLKYRYLDLRRPEMQRMQRTRIKLVQALRRYLDERGFQDIETPILTKATPEGARDFLVPARMHPGEFYALPQSPQLFKQILMVAGFDRYYQIARCFRDEALRADRQLEFTQLDMEFAFVRERDVQDFVEAMVRAIFKEVVDVELAAEFPRMTWAEAMRRYGSDKPDLRIALELTDVAELVKDSDFAVFSAAAADPDGRVAALRIPGGASLSRKQIDEYAAHAAKYGAKGLAYIKIADSGEISSPIQKFFGEAAFAALLSHVGAGNGDIVFFGAGAYGKVSDFMGALRLKAGKDFNLIADGWRPLWVTDFPMFEWDEEAQRYVALHHPFTAPAVDDIAELRTHAKTAVSRGYDMVLNGNEIGGGSIRIHRPDMQSAVFELLGIGAEEARAKFGFLLDALNYGAPPHGGIAFGIDRIAALMAGTESIRDVIPFPKTTGAQDLMTDAPSPIADAQLAEVHVQVRPQAQ comes from the coding sequence ATGCGTACCCACTTCTGCGGCCTGGTCGACGAGACCCTGATCGGCCAAACCGTCACCCTGGCCGGCTGGACCGACGTGGCCCGCAACCTCGGTGGCGTGTGCTTCATCGACCTGCGCGACCACGAAGGCATCGTGCAGGTGATGGTGGAGCCGGAGAACGCGGAGGTGTTCAAGGTCGCCGCCAGCCTCGGCTACGAGGACGTGCTGCAGGTCGAGGGCGTGGTGCGCGCGCGGCATGCGGTCAACGACAAGCTGCGCAGCGGCAAGGTCGAGGTCATCGCCACCGCCATCACCGTGCTCAACAAGGCCGCGCCGCTGCCGTTCCACGCGCACGAGAACCCGGGCGAGGAAACCCGCCTGAAGTACCGGTATCTGGATTTGCGCCGTCCGGAGATGCAGCGCATGCAGCGCACCCGCATCAAGCTGGTGCAGGCGTTGCGCCGCTACCTGGACGAGCGCGGCTTCCAGGACATCGAGACCCCGATCCTGACCAAGGCCACCCCGGAAGGCGCGCGCGACTTCCTGGTGCCGGCGCGCATGCACCCGGGCGAGTTCTACGCGCTGCCGCAGTCGCCGCAGCTGTTCAAGCAGATCCTGATGGTGGCCGGCTTCGACCGCTACTACCAGATCGCGCGCTGCTTCCGCGACGAGGCGCTGCGTGCCGACCGCCAGCTCGAGTTCACCCAGCTCGACATGGAGTTCGCCTTCGTGCGCGAGCGCGACGTGCAGGACTTCGTCGAGGCGATGGTCCGCGCCATCTTCAAGGAGGTGGTCGACGTCGAACTGGCCGCCGAATTCCCGCGCATGACCTGGGCCGAGGCCATGCGCCGCTACGGCTCGGACAAGCCGGACCTGCGCATCGCGCTGGAGCTGACCGACGTGGCCGAGCTGGTCAAGGACAGCGACTTCGCGGTGTTCAGCGCCGCGGCCGCCGATCCCGATGGCCGCGTCGCCGCGCTGCGCATTCCCGGCGGCGCCAGCCTCTCGCGCAAGCAGATCGATGAATACGCCGCGCACGCCGCCAAGTACGGCGCCAAGGGCCTGGCCTACATCAAGATCGCCGACAGCGGCGAGATCAGCTCGCCGATCCAGAAGTTCTTCGGCGAGGCCGCGTTCGCTGCGCTGCTCTCCCACGTTGGTGCCGGCAACGGCGACATCGTGTTCTTCGGCGCCGGCGCCTACGGCAAGGTCTCCGACTTCATGGGCGCGCTGCGCCTGAAGGCGGGCAAGGACTTCAACCTCATTGCCGACGGCTGGCGGCCGCTGTGGGTCACCGATTTCCCGATGTTCGAGTGGGACGAGGAGGCGCAGCGCTACGTGGCCCTGCATCACCCGTTCACCGCGCCGGCGGTGGACGACATCGCCGAGTTGCGCACGCACGCCAAGACCGCGGTCTCGCGCGGCTACGACATGGTGCTCAACGGCAACGAGATCGGCGGCGGTTCGATCCGTATCCATCGCCCGGACATGCAGAGCGCGGTGTTCGAGCTGCTCGGCATCGGCGCCGAGGAAGCGCGCGCCAAGTTCGGCTTCCTGCTGGATGCGCTGAACTACGGCGCGCCGCCGCACGGCGGCATCGCCTTCGGCATCGACCGTATCGCCGCGCTGATGGCCGGTACCGAGTCGATCCGCGACGTGATTCCGTTCCCCAAGACCACCGGCGCGCAGGACCTGATGACCGACGCGCCGTCGCCGATCGCCGACGCGCAACTCGCCGAGGTGCACGTGCAGGTGCGCCCGCAGGCGCAGTGA
- a CDS encoding DUF3011 domain-containing protein, whose amino-acid sequence MLKPLGTWLVIAALALASAPAAAQSARAYAPQDLRQLSIPGRVRVIEREYADQSRGRQIPDDQLEFYLDQIDRGWGFGNIQQDIATSLRGSGGGWRQEPGFDGRTVACSSNDRRRQQCATPFRGPARLVGTLSDSPCIEGRTWGSAPGVVWVDQGCRGRFVEGRGDWGGNWGGGGGGAAGTVRCESQDQRQRVCPTGWRNAMLVRQLSDTRCIEGRTWGSRDGAVWVDDGCRGEFAPGRGGGGGGWGPGRPPLDSGYTVTCSSDDKRLRTCAWDRRQGRPVLIEQLSGTTCAEGRSWGYEGNTVWVNGGCRARFGAR is encoded by the coding sequence ATGTTGAAGCCCCTTGGCACCTGGCTGGTGATCGCCGCGCTGGCCCTGGCCAGCGCCCCGGCCGCGGCCCAGAGCGCCCGCGCCTACGCCCCGCAGGACCTGCGGCAACTGTCGATCCCCGGCCGGGTCCGGGTGATCGAGCGCGAATACGCCGATCAGTCGCGCGGTCGGCAGATTCCCGACGACCAGCTCGAGTTCTACCTGGACCAGATCGACCGCGGCTGGGGCTTCGGCAACATCCAGCAGGACATCGCCACCTCGCTGCGCGGCAGCGGCGGCGGCTGGCGGCAGGAACCGGGCTTCGACGGCCGCACCGTCGCCTGCTCCAGCAACGATCGCCGCCGCCAACAGTGCGCAACCCCGTTCCGCGGGCCTGCCCGCCTGGTCGGCACCCTCTCCGACTCGCCCTGCATCGAGGGCCGCACCTGGGGCTCGGCGCCGGGCGTGGTGTGGGTGGACCAGGGCTGCCGCGGCCGCTTCGTCGAAGGTCGCGGCGATTGGGGCGGCAACTGGGGCGGTGGCGGCGGTGGCGCGGCCGGCACCGTGCGCTGCGAGAGCCAGGACCAGCGCCAGCGCGTGTGCCCGACCGGCTGGCGCAACGCCATGCTGGTACGCCAGCTGTCGGACACCCGCTGCATCGAGGGCCGCACCTGGGGCTCGCGCGATGGCGCGGTGTGGGTCGACGACGGCTGCCGCGGCGAGTTCGCCCCGGGCCGCGGCGGTGGTGGCGGTGGCTGGGGACCGGGCCGGCCGCCGCTGGACAGCGGCTATACGGTGACCTGCAGCAGCGACGACAAGCGCCTGCGCACCTGCGCCTGGGACCGCCGCCAGGGCCGCCCGGTGCTGATCGAACAGCTGTCGGGCACCACCTGCGCGGAAGGCCGCAGTTGGGGCTACGAAGGCAATACGGTGTGGGTCAACGGCGGCTGCCGGGCACGCTTCGGCGCGCGTTGA
- a CDS encoding zinc ribbon domain-containing protein, translating into MPIYAFQCAACGHSFDRLQKLSDPDPETCPSCAAPAVKRQLTAPAFRLSGSGWYETDFKKDGDKKRNLAESGSTGGSSEAKPAAAPASDAPAKPAAAAAPAPAPAAAKPAAT; encoded by the coding sequence ATGCCGATCTACGCTTTCCAATGTGCCGCATGCGGTCACAGCTTCGACCGCCTGCAGAAACTGTCCGATCCGGATCCTGAGACCTGTCCGTCCTGCGCCGCCCCGGCGGTCAAGCGCCAGCTCACCGCACCGGCGTTCCGCCTGTCCGGCAGCGGCTGGTACGAGACCGACTTCAAGAAGGACGGCGACAAGAAGCGCAACCTCGCCGAGTCGGGCAGCACCGGCGGCAGCAGCGAGGCCAAGCCCGCGGCTGCACCTGCGTCCGACGCCCCGGCCAAGCCGGCGGCTGCCGCCGCCCCGGCGCCGGCGCCCGCCGCGGCCAAGCCTGCGGCGACCTGA
- a CDS encoding cation:proton antiporter, whose product MSHELIYLLLIFALLVIPRALQRFKMPAPLTCLLFGIIAMLAMGPRAHDPVVTLLATLGISSLFLFAGLEVDPKALRRGLWPLLLHLVVRGGTLFGVGWLAWRYAALPWQAAGLLALALLTPSTGFIIESLGRLGLDEEERFWVTSKAIAGELLALAALFVILQAGDPWQMGLSSLALVAMLVGLPLLFVALGRWVAPQAPGSEFSLLVMVGLIAAYITYSLGVYYLVGAFIAGLVARLLRQRMPLLASDENLQAVRLFASFFVPFYFFNAGTKVPSGALSLQALGLGLAMTACVLPLRIGILWLQRRVLFGEGARSSLRVSLALSPTLIFTLVLAGILRDRFAIADALFGALLLYAALTTLLPALLLRMPFDVSPLEAAPAAPADAASAQAPTAPAAPVAEAPVAEAPTPPVGAPEAAPRPQPGPA is encoded by the coding sequence ATGAGCCACGAACTGATCTACCTGCTGCTGATCTTCGCCCTGCTGGTGATCCCGCGCGCGCTGCAGCGCTTCAAGATGCCGGCGCCGCTGACCTGTCTGCTGTTCGGCATCATCGCGATGCTGGCGATGGGGCCGCGCGCGCACGACCCGGTGGTGACCCTGCTGGCCACGCTCGGCATCTCGTCGCTGTTCCTGTTCGCCGGCCTGGAAGTGGACCCGAAGGCGCTGCGCCGCGGCCTGTGGCCGCTGCTGCTGCACCTGGTGGTGCGCGGCGGCACCCTGTTCGGCGTCGGCTGGCTGGCCTGGCGCTACGCCGCGCTGCCGTGGCAGGCGGCCGGGCTGCTGGCGCTGGCCCTGCTGACCCCATCCACCGGTTTCATCATCGAGTCGCTGGGGCGGCTGGGGCTGGACGAGGAAGAACGCTTCTGGGTCACCAGCAAGGCCATCGCCGGCGAACTGCTGGCGCTGGCGGCGCTGTTCGTGATCCTGCAGGCCGGCGATCCCTGGCAGATGGGCCTGTCCAGCCTGGCGCTGGTGGCGATGCTGGTCGGCCTGCCGCTGCTGTTCGTGGCCCTGGGGCGCTGGGTGGCGCCGCAGGCGCCGGGGTCGGAGTTCTCGCTGCTGGTGATGGTCGGCCTGATCGCCGCCTACATCACCTATTCGCTGGGCGTGTACTACCTGGTCGGTGCGTTCATCGCCGGGCTGGTGGCGCGGCTGCTGCGCCAGCGCATGCCGCTGCTGGCCTCCGACGAGAACCTGCAGGCGGTGCGCCTGTTCGCCTCGTTCTTCGTGCCGTTCTACTTCTTCAATGCCGGCACCAAGGTGCCGAGCGGAGCGTTGAGCCTGCAGGCGCTGGGCCTGGGCCTGGCCATGACCGCCTGCGTGCTGCCGCTGCGCATCGGCATTCTGTGGCTGCAGCGGCGGGTGCTGTTCGGCGAAGGCGCGCGCAGCAGCCTGCGGGTGTCGCTGGCGCTGTCGCCGACGCTGATCTTCACCCTGGTGCTGGCCGGCATCCTGCGCGACCGCTTCGCCATCGCCGACGCCCTGTTCGGCGCCCTGCTGCTGTACGCGGCCCTGACCACGCTGCTGCCGGCGCTGCTGCTGCGCATGCCGTTCGACGTCAGCCCGCTGGAAGCGGCGCCGGCCGCGCCGGCGGATGCCGCGTCGGCGCAGGCACCGACGGCGCCGGCCGCGCCGGTCGCCGAGGCGCCGGTAGCGGAGGCGCCAACGCCGCCCGTGGGCGCGCCGGAGGCGGCGCCGCGGCCCCAGCCCGGGCCGGCATGA
- a CDS encoding TonB-dependent receptor, producing the protein MAASIASAHAAEAADAAEPAAPADGSDRVSTLDQVQVLGQATTYAKINVSKEALDRQFAMSSVNDALNELPGVIATEADAFGSSDWGTQISMRGFVTNRDDQQIGTTIDGVPNGGSAYGGGSKANRFIDTLDLETVEVSQGTADIASRSNEALGGTLNFLTSEPLDQQRVRMAFGIGDNQARKYYARYDSGDLGGTRAWVSGSHASNDDWIDGSGHTTRDHLAGKFVSDLGAWTLSGYLSYDDANESEYSSVTPAQFATDPDHDLLTGKLTGIPYYDQNYRSGSRALRKNTFGYLRGLFDGGNGFKATLTGYAHRMKGRGDWIPPYLVDVTNDGAGQPESEYTGGHTVYGGSALGKLYFVTPGGAAASMLPGCADTATLPAESNPACYPAGSLPVQSYRHSHYDNQRGGVTADVEWAQDFGGLHNTVRGGLWLERYDRSVTRDWHRLLNVGTNIAFDHVPYWVQFKDDYRTDEQMYYAEDVMRYGDFAWRVGVKQFFADQTRDRRIGDAAHIESDSHSDPLFSAGLTWTTPIKGVEAFAGFSQNFAAIPSGVLGETDPLVLSKVKPETADNIEVGLRMSRWPLTGSITLYDIRFDNRIVYVPANFVTGIDYLGETDGVYENFGGVHARGVELALGYAWDNGWRLNGAYTYNKATYLGSGNAARDQALEIAPGSQVIGQPRQTLVLSADWQGERWHGGLSGRYLGRRYLDAANSAALDAVTTFDANLGIALGGLSPQLQQARLDLVISNLTDKRYLNGVDGSDSAFIAPPRTVGLTFMVDL; encoded by the coding sequence CTGGCCGCCAGCATCGCCTCCGCCCACGCCGCCGAGGCCGCCGACGCAGCGGAGCCCGCCGCGCCTGCCGACGGCAGCGACCGGGTCTCGACCCTGGACCAGGTGCAGGTGCTCGGCCAGGCCACCACCTACGCCAAGATCAACGTCAGCAAGGAGGCGCTGGACCGCCAGTTCGCGATGAGCAGCGTCAACGACGCGCTCAACGAACTGCCCGGCGTGATCGCCACCGAGGCCGATGCGTTCGGCTCCTCCGACTGGGGTACCCAGATCAGCATGCGCGGCTTCGTCACCAACCGCGACGACCAGCAGATCGGCACCACCATCGACGGCGTGCCCAACGGCGGCTCGGCCTACGGTGGCGGCTCCAAGGCCAACCGCTTCATCGACACGCTGGACCTGGAGACGGTGGAGGTCAGCCAAGGCACCGCCGACATCGCCTCGCGCTCCAACGAAGCGCTGGGCGGCACCCTCAACTTCCTCACCAGCGAACCGCTGGACCAGCAGCGCGTGCGCATGGCCTTCGGCATCGGCGACAACCAGGCGCGCAAGTACTACGCGCGCTACGACAGCGGCGACCTCGGCGGCACCCGCGCCTGGGTCAGCGGTTCGCATGCCAGCAACGACGACTGGATCGACGGCAGCGGCCACACCACCCGCGACCACCTGGCCGGCAAGTTCGTCAGCGACCTCGGCGCATGGACGCTCAGCGGCTACCTGTCCTACGACGATGCCAACGAATCCGAATACAGCAGCGTCACCCCGGCGCAATTCGCCACCGATCCGGACCACGACCTGCTCACCGGCAAGCTCACCGGCATCCCCTACTACGACCAGAACTACCGCTCCGGCTCGCGCGCGCTGCGCAAGAACACCTTCGGCTACCTGCGCGGCCTGTTCGACGGCGGCAACGGCTTCAAGGCCACCCTGACCGGCTACGCGCACCGCATGAAGGGCCGTGGCGACTGGATTCCGCCGTACCTGGTCGACGTCACCAACGACGGCGCGGGCCAGCCCGAGTCCGAATACACCGGCGGCCATACCGTGTACGGCGGCAGCGCGCTGGGCAAGCTCTACTTCGTCACCCCGGGCGGCGCGGCCGCGAGCATGCTGCCGGGCTGCGCCGACACCGCGACCCTGCCCGCCGAGTCCAACCCGGCCTGCTATCCGGCCGGCTCGCTGCCGGTGCAGTCCTACCGCCACAGCCACTACGACAACCAGCGCGGCGGCGTCACCGCCGACGTGGAATGGGCGCAGGACTTTGGTGGACTGCACAACACCGTGCGCGGCGGCCTGTGGCTGGAACGCTACGACCGCAGCGTCACCCGCGACTGGCACCGCCTGCTCAACGTCGGCACCAACATCGCCTTCGACCACGTGCCGTACTGGGTGCAGTTCAAGGACGACTACCGCACCGACGAGCAGATGTACTACGCCGAGGACGTGATGCGCTACGGCGACTTCGCCTGGCGCGTAGGCGTCAAGCAGTTCTTCGCCGACCAGACCCGCGACCGCCGCATCGGCGACGCGGCGCACATCGAATCGGATTCGCACTCCGATCCGCTGTTCTCCGCCGGCCTGACCTGGACCACGCCGATCAAGGGCGTGGAGGCCTTTGCCGGTTTCTCGCAGAACTTCGCCGCGATCCCCTCCGGCGTGCTCGGCGAGACCGATCCGCTGGTGCTGAGCAAGGTCAAGCCGGAAACCGCCGACAACATCGAGGTGGGCCTGCGCATGAGCCGCTGGCCGCTGACCGGGAGCATCACCCTGTACGACATCCGCTTCGACAACCGCATCGTCTACGTGCCGGCCAACTTCGTCACCGGCATCGACTACCTAGGCGAGACCGACGGCGTCTACGAGAACTTCGGCGGCGTGCACGCGCGCGGCGTGGAGCTGGCGCTGGGCTACGCCTGGGACAACGGCTGGCGGCTCAACGGCGCCTACACCTACAACAAGGCGACCTACCTGGGCAGCGGCAACGCCGCGCGCGACCAGGCGCTGGAGATCGCGCCGGGCTCGCAGGTGATCGGCCAGCCGCGCCAGACCCTGGTGCTGTCGGCCGACTGGCAGGGAGAGCGCTGGCACGGCGGCCTGTCCGGCCGCTACCTCGGCCGGCGTTACCTGGATGCGGCCAACAGCGCGGCGCTGGATGCGGTGACCACCTTCGACGCCAATCTCGGCATCGCCCTGGGCGGGCTGTCGCCGCAGTTGCAGCAGGCCAGGCTGGACCTGGTGATCAGCAACCTCACCGACAAGCGCTACCTCAACGGCGTGGACGGCAGCGACAGCGCCTTCATCGCGCCGCCGCGCACCGTCGGCCTGACCTTCATGGTCGACCTGTAA
- a CDS encoding phosphocholine-specific phospholipase C → MTDQTRRRLLRAGLTASAAALLPPSIARAAAIAPDVRSGTLDDLQHVVILMQENRAFDHYFGSLAGVRGFGDRFPIPAPTLPGIAPRTVWLQPSADGSRQLAPFPLRTAHNFATMRVQGTPHTWPNAQQAWDHGRMGQWPAAKRDHALAYYERDDLPFQFALAEAFTVCDAYHCAIQAGTNPNRVFLWTGQNDPHARAGGPVIANSHDNFPELGGDPDDYRWPSYVEALQQAGVSWQIYQDMADNFTDNPLAGFAPFRAAWRGAPGHDPQLRARGVSSRSLAQLREDVLAARLPSVSFIIADAAGSEHPDPSSPAQGAAYTARVLDALTADPKVWARTALLLMFDENDGFFDHVPPPAPPSPDPSAAGGRAGASSVDTDGEYHLHPAPGDAKADPPELRGRPYGLGPRVPLYVISPWSRGGWVDSQVYDHTSVLRLLERRFGVAASGVSAWRRAVCGDLLDAFDFRQADTRPFVADLPDVRAAAARAAALHEHALPPLPAQVQAPRQAFGVRRARALPYRPTVQLQYGRERGEVQLHMANTGAAAVLHVYDRYDLAAIPRRYTVGAGAPLDGTWTTYDGDYDLWLLGPNGFHRHYRGDLSAPLLQADITQDPDDAQALCLLLRNPGTAPLSVSLEPAAYAQAQPRQRVTLAPGTEQRMRWSARPSGGWYDLWLVQDNARQRLAGRAETGKPGISDPAMGGPARLYQESPPNYQGPGPV, encoded by the coding sequence ATGACCGACCAGACCCGCCGCCGGCTGCTCCGCGCCGGCCTCACCGCCAGCGCCGCCGCCCTGTTGCCGCCAAGCATCGCCCGCGCCGCGGCGATCGCCCCGGACGTGCGCAGCGGCACCCTCGATGACCTGCAGCACGTGGTGATCCTGATGCAGGAGAACCGCGCCTTCGACCATTACTTCGGCAGCCTGGCCGGCGTGCGCGGCTTCGGCGACCGCTTCCCGATCCCGGCACCGACGCTGCCCGGCATCGCCCCGCGCACGGTCTGGCTGCAACCCAGCGCCGACGGCAGCCGCCAGTTGGCGCCGTTCCCGCTGCGCACCGCGCACAATTTCGCCACCATGCGCGTGCAAGGCACGCCGCACACCTGGCCGAACGCGCAGCAGGCCTGGGATCACGGCCGCATGGGCCAGTGGCCGGCGGCCAAGCGCGACCACGCGCTGGCCTATTACGAACGCGATGACCTGCCGTTCCAGTTCGCCCTGGCCGAGGCGTTCACCGTGTGCGATGCCTACCACTGCGCGATCCAGGCCGGCACCAATCCGAACCGCGTGTTCCTGTGGACCGGGCAGAACGATCCGCACGCCCGCGCCGGCGGCCCGGTCATCGCCAACTCACACGACAACTTCCCGGAACTGGGCGGCGACCCGGACGACTACCGCTGGCCCAGCTATGTCGAGGCGCTGCAGCAGGCCGGCGTGTCCTGGCAGATCTACCAGGACATGGCCGACAACTTCACCGACAACCCGCTGGCCGGCTTCGCGCCGTTCCGCGCGGCCTGGCGCGGTGCGCCCGGGCACGACCCGCAGTTGCGCGCACGCGGCGTCTCCAGCCGCAGCCTGGCCCAGTTGCGCGAAGATGTATTGGCGGCGCGGCTGCCGTCGGTGAGCTTCATCATCGCCGACGCCGCCGGCAGCGAGCATCCCGATCCGTCCAGCCCGGCGCAGGGTGCGGCCTACACCGCGCGCGTGCTCGACGCGCTGACCGCCGACCCCAAGGTATGGGCGCGCACCGCGCTGCTGCTGATGTTCGACGAGAACGACGGCTTCTTCGACCACGTGCCGCCACCGGCGCCGCCTTCGCCCGACCCGTCCGCGGCCGGCGGCCGGGCCGGCGCTTCCAGCGTCGACACCGACGGCGAATACCATCTGCACCCGGCGCCGGGCGACGCCAAGGCCGACCCGCCGGAACTGCGCGGGCGTCCCTACGGCCTCGGTCCGCGCGTGCCGCTGTACGTGATCTCGCCGTGGAGCCGCGGCGGCTGGGTCGATTCGCAGGTCTACGACCACACCTCGGTGCTGCGTCTGCTGGAACGCCGCTTCGGCGTCGCCGCCAGCGGCGTGAGCGCGTGGCGCCGCGCAGTCTGCGGCGATCTGCTCGACGCCTTCGATTTCCGCCAGGCCGATACCCGCCCCTTCGTCGCCGACCTGCCCGACGTGCGCGCGGCAGCAGCGCGTGCCGCCGCATTGCACGAGCACGCACTGCCGCCGCTGCCAGCGCAGGTGCAGGCGCCGCGCCAGGCGTTCGGCGTGCGCCGCGCGCGTGCCCTGCCGTATCGGCCGACGGTGCAGCTGCAGTACGGACGCGAACGCGGCGAGGTGCAACTGCACATGGCCAACACCGGGGCGGCAGCGGTGCTGCACGTGTACGACCGCTACGACCTGGCCGCGATCCCGCGCCGCTACACCGTCGGCGCCGGCGCGCCCCTGGACGGCACCTGGACCACCTACGACGGCGACTACGACCTGTGGCTGCTCGGCCCCAACGGCTTCCACCGCCACTACCGCGGCGACCTGAGCGCCCCGCTGCTGCAGGCGGACATCACCCAGGACCCGGACGATGCGCAGGCGCTGTGCCTGCTGTTGCGCAATCCTGGCACCGCGCCACTCAGCGTGTCGCTCGAACCGGCCGCCTACGCTCAGGCACAACCCCGCCAACGCGTGACACTGGCACCCGGCACCGAGCAGCGCATGCGCTGGAGCGCCAGGCCGAGCGGCGGCTGGTACGACCTGTGGCTGGTCCAGGACAACGCCCGCCAGCGCCTGGCCGGCCGCGCGGAAACCGGCAAGCCCGGCATCAGCGACCCGGCGATGGGCGGACCGGCGCGGCTGTACCAGGAGAGCCCGCCCAACTATCAAGGCCCCGGACCCGTCTGA